In Nycticebus coucang isolate mNycCou1 chromosome 9, mNycCou1.pri, whole genome shotgun sequence, the following are encoded in one genomic region:
- the GPR68 gene encoding ovarian cancer G-protein coupled receptor 1, protein MRPEALSGPKMGNSTADNDSLNCTIDHTIHQTLAPVVYVTVLVVGFPANCLSLYFGYLQIKARNELGVYLCNLTVADLFYICSLPFWLQYVLQHDNWSYGDLSCQVCGILLYENIYISVGFLCCISIDRYLAVAHPFRFHQFRTLKAAVAVSTVIWAKELLASVYFLMHKEVVKDGNQHRVCFEHYPIQAWQRSINYYRFLVGFLFPICLLLASYQGILRAVRRSHGTQKSRKDQIQRLVLSTVVIFLACFLPYHVLLLVRSLWESTCDFAKGIFNAYHFSLLLTSFNCVADPVLYCFVSETTHRDLARLRGACLAFLTCSRMGQAREACPLGAPEASGKSGAQGDEPELLTKLHTAFQPSSSPAGGVSLTGVSA, encoded by the coding sequence ATGAGGCCTGAGGCCCTGTCTGGCCCAAAGATGGGGAACAGCACTGCAGACAACGATTCGCTGAACTGCACCATTGACCACACCATCCACCAGACGCTGGCCCCAGTGGTCTACGTCACAGTGCTGGTGGTGGGTTTCCCAGCCAACTGCCTGTCCCTCTACTTCGGCTACCTGCAGATCAAGGCCCGCAACGAGCTGGGTGTGTACCTGTGCAACCTGACGGTGGCCGACCTCTTCTACATCTGCTCGCTCCCCTTCTGGCTGCAGTATGTGCTGCAGCACGACAACTGGTCATATGGGGACCTGTCCTGCCAGGTGTGTGGCATCCTCCTCTACGAGAACATCTACATCAGTGTGGGCTTCCTGTGCTGCATCTCCATCGACCGCTACCTGGCCGTGGCCCACCCCTTCCGCTTCCACCAGTTCCGGACCCTGAAGGCGGCTGTGGCTGTCAGCACGGTCATCTGGGCTAAGGAGCTGCTGGCCAGCGTCTACTTCCTCATGCACAAGGAGGTCGTCAAGGACGGGAACCAGCACCGTGTCTGCTTCGAGCACTACCCCATACAGGCATGGCAGCGCAGCATCAACTACTACCGCTTCCTGGTGGGCTTCCTCTTCCCCATCTGCCTGCTGCTGGCATCCTACCAGGGCATCCTGCGGGCCGTGCGCCGGAGCCATGGCACCCAGAAGAGCCGCAAGGACCAGATCCAGCGGCTGGTGCTCAGCACCGTGGTCATCTTCCTGGCCTGCTTCCTGCCCTACCACGTGCTGCTGCTGGTGCGCAGCCTCTGGGAGTCCACCTGCGACTTCGCCAAGGGCATCTTCAACGCCTACCACTTCTCCCTGCTGCTCACTAGCTTCAACTGTGTGGCTGACCCCGTGCTGTACTGCTTCGTCAGCGAGACCACCCACAGGGACCTGGCGCGCCTCCGTGGGGCCTGCCTAGCCTTCCTCACCTGCTCCAGGATGGGCCAGGCCCGAGAGGCCTGTCCACTGGGCGCACCTGAAGCCTCGGGCAAGAGCGGGGCCCAGGGCGATGAGCCCGAGCTGTTAACTAAGCTCCACACAGCCTTCCAGCCCTCTAGCTCGCCTGCAGGAGGGGTGTCCCTCACAGGTGTCTCCGCCTAG